The window TgtatttccaaatattatttctaactacaaaaataatgaatGGTTGAGTGAGCGAGCAATTTTAGCGGCTAAGAATAAAGATGTAGATGACCTGAActacataattcaaaataagatCATTGGAACAATGCATTCATTCAAATCTATTAACTGCGTCACAAATGAAGATGAAGCCACCAACTatccaattgaatttttaaactctttgGACGTGCCTGGCTTACCACTGCACAATTTACGCCTAAAGGTTGGCTCCGTAGTAATCATGCTTCGAAACATAAACCAACCAAAACTGTGCAACGGTACACGTTTGGTGGTTAGTAAATTGATGAACAATGTAATTTACGCTACGATAATGATAGGAAAATTCAAAGGTGAGGAAGTTCTCATTCCGAGGAGCCCGATGATCCCAACCGATATGCCGTTTGAATTTAAAAGACTTCAATTTCCGATACGTCTTGCATTTGCCATGACCATTAACAAATCACAAGGCCAATCCTTAAAAGTTTGTGGTTTAAATTTAGAACATTCATGTTTTTCCCATGGTCAATTATACGTGGCATGTTCACGGGTCGGAAGACCATCTGCGTTGTTTGTTTTTGCGtctgataataaaacaaaaaatgtcgtGTATCACAAGGTACTTAAGTGAAGAGCAACCTATGtactaaaatacagaaataataatgaatgattaatgtagttatttaattttttttttgtattttttccaaaaaaaaacacaatctgcTTATTTATTGCCATTAAGGCGGAACAAAGTTCGCCGGGTCaactagtatatatatatatatatatatatatatatatatatatatatatatatatatatatatatatatatatatatatatatatgtgtgtgtgtgtgtgtgtgtgtgtgtgtgtgtgtgtgtgtgtaaaaacaaaaaaatgacaaaacACACCGGCACAGAGCTGTTGTTATAACAAAGTTAACATTTAAAAAAGATCTTTTTTAAATGCTAACTTTGTTATAACAACAGCTCTGTGCCGGtgtgttttgtcaatttttttttgtatctctACACCTtactgttaaaagtttttttacgtGCAATGTGAcgggttttttaattctgcttcGTAGTAGTTTTTATTCATTTCTTtcacatttaaagtaaaaatttttctagttgttatcttcttcttcttctttaagttccgctcctatcggagattggaaatcattctggcaattataattttgttggttacgcgcctgaatagttcaattgaactgcatccaaactattcacggagattgcgtagccacgagattttacgtcttcctacgcttcttctgcctttgattttaccctgcattctattccttagtagttcgtacttttcacctctcatgatgtgccccaagtattccaatttcctgatttttatggaatttaaaacttcgcattgttttcctagttgttcgagaacttgttcgtttgttttgcgatccatccatgatatttttaaaatacgtcggtaacaccacattgtCGGTAACACCACAGTTGTTATACATGATCGCTACTACATATGAACATTAGCTACTATTTTAACGCcaccattttaatattttgaccacgctTACCAAGAGAatggtgtgtttgttttacacCTTGTCATTCTTTACTCACCATTCGTAAGTTCTTTTTTCATGTTTTATATTCTTGCCTACCACCATTGTATATTTTTAgattgaactgatgaagcttgtaaATACAATAAGCGAAACGTCTACAAATATAGGAATGGAACTGTGATTTCCTTTTATTGTTTCTCCTTTGATCGATATCCTCGTGACCAAAAGATTTAGTTCTTTTGGAACTTACtcattgaaatatatatatatatatatatatatatatatatatatatatatatatatatatatatatatatatatatatatatatatatatatatatatatatatatcgaatcGAATATATCTATCAAAATGCCAcagtaagactatctgaacaagaaacaaataaatattctGTATTCAGCGAGGAGTACAGCAAAGAGAaaccgtctctccaaagctattcacgacgcttttagaacatacttatAAAGGCGCGTACAGACCTACAAACGCATGCGATGAGCAGCCACGAATACACATACGTGTGCAAATGTGGACGGCGCTTTCGTAACCTCTCGCCGCATTCGTTGCTTCTCGCGAATGACTTGAGCACACATGCTGCGAGCCAGAGTGGTGTCGGTTTTTTCGCACACATCAAAGAAATATACGTGTGCGTTAGCGCTCAGTTTAGACGGATAACGTGGGGATTTGTTGCATTTGCAAGACAAGTTCGGATTtattgagttttattcattttattgatttatgtgTAAAATGGAGTGGTCAAATGAacaatgtttgcaattaatagATTTGTATGAAGAAAACCCTATATTATGGGATTTTAGGCTCCTGAGACATTTTTTCACGAATGGATGGGGCGCCTTGAGCACGCATACATATACGGTGATTTCTAATTTCAACGAATGCTCTGAGCGTGAATGGTTTGAGTACGCACGCATATGCGTGGCTTCTCACCGCATACGTATGCTAGTCTGTACGCGCCTTAAGAAGCGGCATCTGAAcaagcatggtatcaacataaatggagagaagctcagtcatttgagatttgcaaaTGACATCATACGTATAGCCGATCgcatggatgatgcaataataataattatataaaaaattatatcacgtCTGCTTGGGGGTCGGACTTCAGactaatatgaacaagacgcaaataatggcTACTCTGGTACTAAaacgaaatattgctgttgatggaagggggATTGTGCCAACTACATCGTATAGGTACTTAGGACATAAAATTAGCTGCCCAACTtaggttgggcagagataaccatacatgtgagctcccacgtcccATAGGATCAGCCTGAGCAGcatttagtaaattaaaatatttatttaaatcggatctacctaTATGcatcaaaaggaaaatctttgaccaatgtgtgttacctgtactcacttattgagcggaaacattaacccttacaaaaaaaggtagtgaataagattcgggTGACTCAGAGGGAtctggagcgccagatgttgtgTGTGTTTCTGAGGGACCttatcccaaacgaagaaataggTCGTAGAACAAAATAacagacgccatcgaaaaaaCCGAgccgctaaaatggaattggaaaggaCACATCGCCAGTTTATGGATGTTGTTTGTCCATCCGTTGTCGCCAGACAACGGATGGACAAAATGTATTGtcaagtggagaccaagacaagaatcAATACGAAGCAGAGGGcacccaccaactagatggacagacgacctgaagcgtgttagcaataactggatgcaagccgcacaagaaaAGAGACAGacggaaagagctgagggagacctatatccagcagtggacgtatACAAGTtagtaataatatatatatatatatatatatatatatatatatatatatatatatatatatatatatatatatatttatatgagtATTTCGTTAACaacctaatcaaaatatttttatttgatagaAACACTCTAATTTTTTCAATATAAtctagctatatatatatatatatatatatatatatatatatatatatatatatatatatatatatatatatatatataggtatacttcattcacaattataagaactgacttatgcagaatttaaaagtatcccgctgataaagtcgaagccataaagggatttgcctcttcaggtaaatagtaaaaatggccggcttaacgaattttgtattttatttgtcatttacattacatatttaatttaaataaatatctagataattaagggaaaaaatacataaactgatggagtattagaattaattaattattatattttctgtctcgattctttattaaatatatccaaattttgaaagtcataaacaatttttgttttgttaaaaaaattgcaagtgaaataataaaatggtgaagtgaaaattaaaatgaattaatgtatatatatacatatagctaaatatgattatattttatactccatgtaaggaaagaagtgttttaattgttagtaaggtataaagtatgtctgaaaaagttggcaacaaatgggaaatttctttattattaatttcacgaaaaaaaaactattcttcataaacatttctgcatttcatagaaatcaataatcaataatcaaatttataaaagtttaagcggtatacaccgaaaatcaaaaatattgatttatgcttaaaagtgaagtgcttttaaatttaggtgcagcataaaatgttattttaatttggttgtaggatttaaaaattatttttaaatttagattcatggccttttaacccttaaatgcccgtgatatgaaaataaccataaatgcccatgtggggtctcctagggaccccactaaaattttcaatttagtaacgtcatttagcactgactaaaaggaaaacacggttaaaaataattttaagcatatttgaataatttttatttatttttcatacaaaattaacggcttttctagaaacaaattattttcaattcgaacaaaattaaaattaaataataatataagcatataacttttagttgcaatttttacatacaatagttttttcttcttttctgtgcacctggcatataaattttttgcaaaaagagcaaacggtattcacttttctgtcacagtttcgcggacactggtaacaacgaccacgtttcttagctgaatggacggattgagttgcaacttcggtagttgggtttaccattggtatgccacaatcttttagagcagattttacataggctttatgttttatatatttcgctcttttttccatgttgtttcgagcaagctcagcccctaattgtaacaggaaaatacgtcttcgtgaaaaattatttttcttccaatcaggatttttttcaatgtataaaatataggcatttagtgcacatatgtctataatattcataaagagcctgaatggccaacgagcagttcttcttttacaggaatatgccctaatcagtttgtcggcattatcaacgccacccttggtattattatagtctaaaatcatcaagggtttgttttgagagtcttgacaaattatatcactatcgtgttgacttgaaagaagatgtaccatcctgtgtattttaggtatgtacgaaaccatagctaattctttagtaaaagcaaatattgacgactccgcaggtctttttgtcaaacttagttgtggtggtgtatcaggtttatttttgcggacggtcccaagtaaagtaaggtttttagataaaagatattgagcaagaggaacactggtaaaaaagttgtcagttgtaattcctctccaactgccatgatatgattccaccagatctttcacaacacgaaatccctgatttttctctattctaccacctggtagttttccaaggtacacctgaagttttgataaataagatgttttaacatccgcggcagcccaaatttttatcccgtagcggcaaggttttgattttatatattgtctaaaaggacacTTTCCTCTAAAACTCACTAACTGTTCGTCAACGGTTATATGTTCGTATGGTTCAAAGGCTTTGTCACAGTTAGAGACGAACATGTCCCAAATTACTCGTATCGCCGCTAACTTATCCTGTTCCTTCCGCTCTACCCTGGTCACTTGGTCATCAAACCTCAAGAAACTCGATAATTCTTCAAATCGGTTCCTAGCGAATGCGGCTGTAAAAAATGACCGGCGTATTGAGGTgtctgtagaccatatctctcgtgtcgattctttcccacaccttaaagcaccagctttgataagtgctcctaaaaagctatccagttcattgttggtaagtaccgtccactcttttttgttattcggatgtttttcgttccactcttgataacgcctaacagcttcttcattagtatgaaggcatatgacattcttcatctcttcggtcaaaaataaattgaaatagtctaaaaacgtgttggaatttttactatagtttgttaagcctggatgtacatttataatatttttttgttgcctcttggatctcacgaaaggtaggctattccactgcattccagatttggatgtatatgttggaccactaacctcactaatattatcgtccacttcggtaggtt is drawn from Diabrotica undecimpunctata isolate CICGRU chromosome 5, icDiaUnde3, whole genome shotgun sequence and contains these coding sequences:
- the LOC140442194 gene encoding ATP-dependent DNA helicase pif1-like, yielding MILLSGDFRQILPVIPRSTAADEINACLKSSNLWRYVKKLQLTTNIRVTLLNDTSAEDFSEQLLTIGNGQVPVDESSGLISFPNNFCNFVSSKDELINNVFPNIISNYKNNEWLSERAILAAKNKDVDDLNYIIQNKIIGTMHSFKSINCVTNEDEATNYPIEFLNSLDVPGLPLHNLRLKVGSVVIMLRNINQPKLCNGTRLVVSKLMNNVIYATIMIGKFKGEEVLIPRSPMIPTDMPFEFKRLQFPIRLAFAMTINKSQGQSLKVCGLNLEHSCFSHGQLYVACSRVGRPSALFVFASDNKTKNVVYHKVLK